In the genome of Gadus morhua chromosome 14, gadMor3.0, whole genome shotgun sequence, one region contains:
- the LOC115558705 gene encoding nuclear receptor ROR-alpha A isoform X2 translates to MYFVISAMKAQIEIIPCKICGDKSSGIHYGVITCEGCKGFFRRSQQSNAAYSCPRQKNCVIDRTSRNRCQHCRLQKCLTVGMSRDAVKFGRMSKKQRDSLYAEVQKHRLQQQQQQQQQQQQQQQQQQQGQAASNPLLHHSHPSLSSQMLGEADALSPHYSLSSTGLSELPDELGGYMDQQSPEGGSAKTDSSGGGGAEGFYLNIQPSPDQSGLDIDGIKPEPLCDLGSGNGFYPYCSFSSGDMSPTVSMDELEHLAQNISKSHMETCQYLQEELQQSTWQTFLQDEVECYQSKPKEVMWQLCAVKITEAIQYVVEFAKRIDGFMELCQNDQIVLLKAGSLEVVFIRMCRAFDTQNNTVYFDGKYAGPEVFKVLGCDDLITSAYDFAKSMCSLHLSEDELALFSAFILLSSDRSWLQEKSKVEKLQQKTQLALQHMLQKHQRGEEILTKLICKVSTLRGLCSRHTETLSAFRAVYPDIVRAHFPPLYKELFGSDFEVLPADSS, encoded by the exons GGGTTCTTCCGGCGGAGCCAGCAGAGCAACGCCGCGTACTCCTGCCCCCGTCAGAAGAACTGCGTGATCGACCGGACGAGTCGCAACCGCTGCCAACACTGTCGCCTGCAGAAGTGCCTCACGGTGGGCATGTCCAGAGACG CGGTGAAGTTTGGCCGCATGTCCAAGAAGCAGAGGGACAGTTTGTACGCGGAGGTGCAGAAGCAccgcctgcagcagcagcagcagcagcagcagcagcagcagcagcagcagcagcagcagcagcagggccaaGCCGCATCCAACCCCCTCCTGCACCACTCCCACCCCAGCCTGAGCAGCCAGATGCTGGGTGAGGCCGACGCCCTGTCGCCCCACTACAGCCTGTCCTCCACGGGGCTCAGCGAGCTGCCGGACGAGCTGGGGGGATACATGGACCAGCAGTCCCCCGAGGGCGGGTCGGCCAAG ACGGACTccagtggaggagggggcgctgAAGGCTTCTACCTGAACATCCAGCCGTCCCCAGACCAGTCTGGGCTTGACATCGACGGGATCAAACCAGAGCCGCTGTGCGACTTGGGTTCGGGCAACGGCTTCTACCCCTACTGCTCCTTCAGCAGCGGGGACATGTCCCCCACCGTGTCCATGGACGAGCTGG AACACCTTGCCCAGAACATCTCCAAATCCCACATGGAGACATGTCAATACCTAcaggaggagctgcagcagagcaCCTGGCAGACCTTCCTGCAGGACGAGGTGGAGTGTTACCAGAGCAAG CCAAAGGAGGTGATGTGGCAGCTGTGTGCCGTGAAGATCACAGAGGCCATCCAGTACGTGGTGGAGTTTGCCAAACGAATCGACGGCTTCATGGAGCTCTGCCAGAACGACCAGATTGTGCTGCTAAAAGCCG GCTCTCTAGAGGTGGTTTTCATCAGAATGTGCCGGGCATTCGACACGCAGAACAACACCGTCTACTTTGATGGGAAATACGCCGGCCCAGAGGTCTTCAAAGTATtag GTTGTGATGACTTGATCACATCAGCATACGACTTTGCCAAGAGCATGTGTTCTCTGCATTTGTCTGAAGACGAGCTCGCCCTCTTCTCTGCGTTCATCCTGCTGTCTTCAG accGCTCGTGGTTGCAGGAGAAGTCGAAGGTGGAGAAGCTGCAGCAGAAGACCCAGCTGGCTCTACAGCACATGCTGCAGAAACaccagaggggagaggaaatcCTCACCaag ttGATCTGCAAGGTGTCCACGTTGCGGGGGCTGTGCAGCCGGCACACAGAGACGCTGTCGGCCTTCCGGGCCGTCTACCCGGACATCGTCAGGGCCCACTTCCCCCCGCTCTACAAGGAGTTGTTTGGCTCAGACTTTGAGGTCCTGCCAGCGGACAGCAGCTAG